Within Vicia villosa cultivar HV-30 ecotype Madison, WI linkage group LG1, Vvil1.0, whole genome shotgun sequence, the genomic segment acatattaacctataactgatatttttggaaaaataaatctattaaatatattgaaatttttatttaaaataagtaaaaagatttcaaatgcttataataagataggggtatgagtgacaataaacaaaatttggacaaaaaagtttggtacctgttaccaaatcaaataaatataatcacatatattatatttatttattatttataatattgtgcaatacgtgcgaacgcacgggtagatgactactcacGATAGATTATAGCTATATTGTATAAtgtgtgcgaacgcacgggtagatgactacttaattattttatttattttttctactaaactatatatttctaactagattaaattaatatttatttgacaattataatttcaattgttttttatttttaatttgtgtatcttttatatatatatatatatatatatatatatatatatatatatatatatatatatatttattaaccatcgttatatatttatttattgtttatatcgactttacgtgacccgtgcgggcgtacgggtcctttactagttgtATTGTTAAAGTAAACTGGACAATTCAATAGAGGATCAATTTGCATTCTTAATGCAAATGCTAAATTCAAGAGAAAGacaaataaaatattcttaaaagATAATTAGCTTTTTCCAAAGTTTTTTTTCCATTAGTGTCTAAGTAAACtttgataaaatttattttgttgAACTTTTATGGTATGTAGTTTCTAAACCAAACAAATCATTCATAGGTGTAAGCCATGCCTAAAAATAATCATATATATAATGATAAAATTtacctttttatatatataatgttttgaatgatattatttttatttaattatttatttcaataatatttatgattatttaaaaattaaaaaaaatgaataataaaatataaaaaaaatgtttttatcaaaaatataaaaaaattataagaaaactaattaatattttttgaaataagtttaaaaaattaatattttaaaagataacAAAAGTTAAACACCAAACACCAGTTTTTTATTGACAgataaaatttgtaaaaaaaactatttagcATAAGTTTACATCATTAGTTTTACAAAAACATTGACGACTGTTTAAACCATCACGATTTAAAATTTGAGACTGTTAACAACTATCGCTATAGACCTTCAAACATGTTTTGCTCAACCAAAACTGTTAGATCAAGGCAAGAAGAGATTTGAGAACATGTTTCCTTTGATAAAAGATTCTAAGGGTCCAACCCCAGAATCTACTAGAAAGCCTAATAAAGACCCAATATTCATTTACACACTATTCTAACTAAGGGTGACAAAATGGATGGATtagatggatatggattggattgttaatggatgaatcaaaccaatccattaatccattacaaTCCACTAAAATCTCTTAATAAAAActcaatccaatccatccattaagaaataaaatccatccaattCATTCATTaacatatttcaaatggatggatatccatccaaacaaataattaaaaaaattcttaattgttttttaaatttcataaaaaagttaaatttcacaaaaaaaaatattgttaattattttttaaatttcataaaaaattaaatttcacaaaaaaaaaaaatattgttaattattttttaaatttcataaaaaaattaaatttcacaaaaaaaaaatattgttaattattttttaaatttcataaaagaattaaatttcacaaataaaaattaatatacccattatttttaaatttctttaaaaaatttaaatttcacaaaaaataatttaaatattcttaatTGTAAAAACtaaatatctctctctctctctatatatatatatatatatatatatatatatatatatatatatatatatatatatatatatataaacaaatctTTTAAGTAGTCAAGAATATGTGtgactaaattaattttattgaatCTATTTCCGAATCCAAAACAATGAGAGCAGAAACTCATCTGAATAAAGTTTGATTATAAGCTCACCATATAAACAACTCTTAAACCCAACCTATTAACAATTATCTAACACTATACAAGGCAAATAAAGTGGTATAATCTAAAACAACAAAACAATTTAGTTGTGAACACAACATATAACACGGGAAATACCAATGATATCGAGTAAGAAGCCATACCAATGATGTATGTTGAAGCTCTCTTGATAAAACTTGATGATTTACACCTGAAGGCACAACCGAAAACCTTGATTCTACCTGAGCAAATCAGCCACAAGAACAACATTGAAATACGAGTAACTATCAAATATTTTATAGTTGATTGCGTACCTACTCATTCATGGGTTTTTCAGAAAATACTATATGTTTACCTTTGAAGTAGAAAACGCGAAAAATAGATCGACAGTCGCCAAAGAAAAATCTTGAAAAGCTAAAGAGAGAATATCCCGCAGAAGAGACAACGATTACGAGAATACGAAACGTTGAGTTGCGATGCTGATTTGAATTTGCGATGCTGAGATGAATTGCGATTGTAGCACCGAAACGTTGAGTTGAATTGCAATTGTAGCACCAAAATGTTGAGATGAATTGCTAGCTAAATGGTTTCATCAAGAAATTGGGGGAAGAAGAAATTGGGGAAAAACGAAATTAGGGTTCTTCTTTGGAGAGAACGTGATTCgtgaaatttggaaattgaatctgaaatgtttttctaattttcaaatttttttttcttattgtgttttaacttttaacaaaagaaattaaatgtaatatatttttatattaaaaagtttaatttaataaatgataaaataatattcaaTGGATTTATAAAATAAGGTGGATGGATTGAATCCATCCATATGATTTGATGGATGGATTGGATAAatccattaaattattttttgtttaatggATGGATCGGATGGATAAATTATAGGATGGATCGAATGAATATTGTGTTAATGGATTTTATTGCCACCCCTAATTCTAACTTTAAAAACTTCGCACTTTTATTTGTCACGGATATGAACGCCTAAGTATTTACAAGTACTCTACATACATATTAGAGCACCTAGATACAAATCACAAACCATAGTAACCATATACCAAAGTTTGCCATCTCATTAGTCTTATTCGGATAAGACTCCAAGCAACAAAAAGTTGAAATTAAACCACCATGACTAGCACATGCGAAGGAAGTTGAACTTTTACACCAAACAAGCATTTCACTTTATTCGAACACCAAAAGGAAAAATCATAATCAAATTGTTTGGCCTCGCTCTTAATCCACTaaccataaaattaattttatacgaTCAACCATTCATTCATGATTCTCTATTTAAACTTCATTCAAAGTTTGCGGGGTTTCGATTTTCCAAAATTCTCAAGAACAAGCTAATCAAATCTgttgaaaattatttttagaaCTCCAATCTGATAATGCTTGCTGCAAACTTGAATATCATGATCTACAATATTATTTGAAAGGATAAATCATGCCATTGAAAATCTTAGacagttaagaaaacaaatgtcaTAGACATTTTATTAAAGTGCATTTGTTAACATAATTAATCACATTATTTTGAACTAAGCCCTGACGATCCAAATTTTTTCTTGTGAATAACAtgttatattaataatttttcattaaaaaaaaaacacttaataaGATTATATtccaaataaaatatataatacaaaaattaaGCACAAGAATTATTCAATCAAGATTGTCACAGTACAGAGATAACAACAATACACAACAAGAGGAGCCAAACTTACATTAAAATTGCAAAtgcttataaatattaaaaattcaaaaattcaaagcaaGCAAATGACTACGAATGACGAGTCAGTTGATACGACGACAAAGCGTGATTCCATCTCCTACAGAGAGTTGACAAATCTCAATCCTTGAATCTTGAGCTAGATACTTGTTGAGTTCAATCACATAATCACGTAAATTCCTAATGATATCTATCATAGGTGCATCAGGCGGAACCGCCACTGACCCACTCCATAAGGTGTTATCATATCCAATCAATCCCCCAACTTTAACAAGATCAATTACATTCTTGTGATAGTTTATGTAGTTATTCTTATCAGCATccacaaaaacaaaatcaaatgtTCCTTTGTTATTTTCCTGTGAAATTAACATATGCCAATTCAATTAatcattatatataaattataagtttgaaatatgtgcttgaatgaaataaattatttttgaatgaATTATAAAAAGTTGGTGGCAAATGATGCAAACGCACATCTTCAAGAAGTTCATCAAGAAAATGGAGAGCATATCCTTCTCTAAAATCAATCTTGTGAAGCACTCCAGCTTTTTCAATCATCGGCAATCCTAACTCATAGTATTCACGACTGATGTCGAAAGCCAATACCTGATCAAATAAACAACAATGATTTACACATTGATTTGGGCAACATAAAAGAAGATGGGAAGAATCTGTCGAGACTAGTCCATTTTAAAGACTCTagatataaaatagaaaaatattatt encodes:
- the LOC131607603 gene encoding caffeoyl-CoA O-methyltransferase 5-like codes for the protein MAVPADEGQLISMLIKLMNAKKTMEIGVYTGYSLLSTALALPSDGKVLAFDISREYYELGLPMIEKAGVLHKIDFREGYALHFLDELLEDENNKGTFDFVFVDADKNNYINYHKNVIDLVKVGGLIGYDNTLWSGSVAVPPDAPMIDIIRNLRDYVIELNKYLAQDSRIEICQLSVGDGITLCRRIN